One part of the Spiroplasma turonicum genome encodes these proteins:
- the ruvB gene encoding Holliday junction branch migration DNA helicase RuvB: MKSNNNLRPNCFDEYIGQKNIIENLKIFIESAIKRKDSLDHILLNGNSGLGKTSLAILIAKTMSKKIYTLNGTSLQKPSDIISPLTSLKEGEFLFIDEVHACSKEVFEVLYPVLEDGRINVIIGKEYNSKIINIKLANFTLIAATTEINKLSIPFINRFPINFNFKDYNDEEIAKIIEINIKKININLNYKTINIISKYCKSNPRVAINLLKRLQDYIICDNVNIVDENTILKILNKLEIYKYGISSLEINYLKLLQNYKILGLEHIAQLLSLSQSIIVSNIEPILYKNSLIIKTPKGRKITSKGEIYLRKINSI; this comes from the coding sequence ATGAAGTCAAACAATAACTTAAGACCTAATTGTTTTGATGAATATATTGGACAAAAAAATATTATTGAGAACTTAAAAATATTTATTGAATCAGCTATTAAAAGAAAGGATTCATTAGATCATATATTATTAAATGGAAACAGTGGTCTAGGTAAAACTAGCTTAGCAATTTTAATAGCTAAAACTATGTCTAAGAAGATTTATACATTAAATGGTACTAGTTTACAAAAACCAAGTGATATAATTTCACCTTTAACTTCATTAAAAGAAGGGGAGTTTTTATTTATTGATGAGGTACATGCTTGTTCAAAAGAAGTGTTTGAAGTTTTGTATCCAGTACTTGAAGATGGAAGAATTAATGTAATAATAGGAAAAGAATACAACTCAAAAATAATCAACATTAAATTGGCAAACTTTACATTAATTGCTGCAACAACAGAAATAAATAAGCTTTCAATACCTTTTATTAATAGATTTCCAATTAATTTTAATTTTAAAGATTATAATGATGAAGAGATAGCAAAAATAATAGAAATTAATATTAAAAAAATAAATATAAATTTAAATTACAAAACAATAAATATAATTTCTAAATATTGTAAAAGTAATCCTCGAGTTGCAATAAATTTATTAAAAAGGTTACAAGATTATATTATATGTGATAATGTAAATATAGTAGATGAAAATACTATTTTAAAAATTTTAAATAAACTTGAAATATATAAATATGGTATATCAAGTTTAGAAATTAATTATTTAAAGTTATTGCAAAATTATAAAATATTAGGCTTGGAACATATAGCACAGTTGCTTTCATTGTCACAAAGCATAATTGTTTCAAATATTGAACCAATTTTGTATAAAAATAGTCTAATTATTAAAACACCAAAAGGAAGAAAAATAACATCAAAAGGTGAAATATACCTTAGAAAAATCAATTCTATTTAG
- a CDS encoding lipoprotein: MKKIITLLTSISLTASLSTFAISCGKKEEQAKTILGNIITNLDLGDLQKGENDVPSKETIYNKIFELHKEKWEENNIKFTLTDFSIPLDSWKNTYASIEANEDSSFTGKVLVNYKTV; this comes from the coding sequence ATGAAAAAGATTATTACTTTACTTACTTCTATATCTTTAACAGCATCATTATCAACATTTGCTATTTCATGTGGTAAAAAAGAAGAACAAGCCAAAACTATATTAGGTAATATTATAACTAATTTAGATTTAGGTGATTTGCAAAAAGGGGAAAATGATGTTCCTTCTAAAGAGACAATTTATAATAAAATTTTTGAACTACATAAAGAAAAATGAGAAGAAAACAATATTAAATTTACATTAACTGATTTCAGCATACCATTAGATAGTTGAAAGAATACTTATGCATCAATTGAGGCGAATGAAGATAGTAGTTTCACAGGAAAAGTTTTAGTTAATTATAAAACTGTTTAA
- a CDS encoding rod shape-determining protein — MLKTMKSKPNFVSMDLGTANTLVYITGQGIVYNEPSIVAYKIRENRIIAVGIEAYKMIGKGNKNIKVIRPMVSGVITDIRATEAQLKHIFEKLRLTKILKNSVMLLACPSVITELEKSALKKIAINLGAQEVFIEEEVKMAGLGGGVNIYAPVGNLIIDTGGGTTDIAVVSSGDIVVSKSIKVAGNYLNEECQKFIRSQYGLEIGSKTAESIKINIGSLSRYPDERRMKVYGRDVVSGLPREVEITPEEVREVLKVPVSRIVDLTVQVLEDTPPELAGDIFRNGITICGGGALIRGIDKYFADTLQLPTKIGELPLLAVINGTKKFEAEVWHMIDLSKKRIQLDTII; from the coding sequence ATGTTGAAAACTATGAAATCAAAACCAAATTTTGTTTCTATGGATTTAGGGACCGCTAATACTCTTGTCTATATAACTGGACAAGGAATCGTTTATAATGAACCTTCAATTGTTGCATATAAAATTAGAGAGAATCGAATTATTGCAGTTGGTATTGAAGCCTATAAAATGATTGGAAAAGGTAATAAAAATATAAAAGTTATAAGACCTATGGTAAGTGGTGTAATAACTGATATACGTGCAACTGAAGCACAATTGAAACATATTTTTGAAAAATTAAGACTTACAAAAATACTTAAAAATTCTGTAATGTTACTAGCTTGTCCATCAGTTATAACTGAATTGGAAAAATCTGCTTTAAAAAAAATTGCAATAAATTTAGGTGCTCAAGAAGTATTTATTGAAGAAGAAGTTAAAATGGCTGGACTTGGCGGTGGTGTTAATATTTATGCACCTGTAGGAAATTTAATTATCGATACTGGTGGTGGTACAACTGATATTGCTGTGGTTTCATCAGGTGATATTGTTGTATCTAAATCTATTAAAGTTGCTGGAAACTACTTAAATGAAGAATGCCAAAAATTTATTAGATCACAATATGGATTAGAAATTGGTAGTAAAACAGCAGAGTCAATAAAAATAAATATTGGTTCATTGAGCAGATATCCAGATGAACGAAGAATGAAAGTTTATGGACGTGACGTTGTTTCAGGTTTGCCAAGAGAAGTTGAAATTACACCTGAAGAAGTTCGTGAAGTATTAAAAGTACCAGTATCAAGAATAGTTGACTTAACTGTACAAGTTCTTGAAGATACACCACCAGAATTAGCTGGAGATATCTTTAGAAATGGTATAACAATTTGTGGTGGTGGAGCACTTATTAGAGGTATTGATAAATACTTTGCAGATACTTTGCAATTGCCAACAAAAATAGGAGAGTTGCCATTATTAGCAGTTATAAACGGAACTAAAAAATTTGAAGCTGAAGTATGACACATGATTGATCTTTCTAAGAAAAGAATTCAATTAGACACAATAATTTAA
- a CDS encoding Cof-type HAD-IIB family hydrolase, with protein MVDTIKRIAATDIDGTILYKWDEISKENKLSLLEFQNKSNNALTLVTGRNYFLVDFLVDELNIKLPIVCSNGSSVIDPITKKYIFKNHFKKDEIKLIMEEFHKNKIDFVMHNDFRAHIIKNDPWYKHFCTSDAKIKFDDNENNKTFYIYNSIRELIDESVKNDNEFVNIVLDCNTSDKINLANKLVNKLNLQSVQFDYPSGAKIEIYKKDVTKSYGLRKLLRHLSVQEDDLYVFGDNVNDICMFEDFKNSFAVDNAIFKLKSLAKEVIENVREGAVGKKLNNLIKEGIYFNI; from the coding sequence ATGGTTGATACTATAAAAAGAATTGCAGCAACTGATATTGATGGAACAATTCTTTATAAATGAGATGAAATATCAAAAGAAAACAAGTTAAGTTTATTAGAATTTCAAAATAAATCTAATAATGCGCTTACATTAGTAACTGGAAGAAATTATTTTCTTGTTGATTTTTTAGTTGATGAATTAAATATCAAGTTACCAATAGTTTGTTCAAATGGTTCTTCTGTAATAGATCCAATTACAAAAAAATATATCTTTAAAAATCATTTTAAAAAAGATGAAATAAAATTAATAATGGAAGAATTTCATAAAAATAAAATTGATTTTGTTATGCATAATGATTTTAGAGCTCATATAATAAAAAATGATCCATGATATAAACATTTTTGTACAAGTGATGCTAAAATAAAATTTGATGATAATGAAAATAATAAAACTTTTTATATATATAACTCAATAAGAGAATTAATTGATGAGTCAGTTAAAAATGATAATGAGTTTGTAAATATTGTATTGGACTGTAATACTTCTGACAAAATTAATTTAGCAAATAAATTAGTAAATAAATTGAACTTACAAAGTGTACAATTTGATTATCCTAGTGGTGCAAAAATCGAAATTTACAAAAAGGATGTTACTAAAAGTTATGGCTTAAGAAAACTTTTAAGACATTTAAGTGTTCAAGAAGATGATTTATATGTATTTGGAGATAATGTAAATGATATTTGTATGTTTGAAGATTTCAAAAATTCATTTGCAGTTGATAATGCAATATTTAAATTAAAATCACTTGCTAAGGAAGTAATTGAAAATGTTAGAGAGGGTGCAGTAGGAAAAAAACTGAATAATTTAATAAAAGAAGGTATCTATTTTAATATATAA
- the yihA gene encoding ribosome biogenesis GTP-binding protein YihA/YsxC: protein MIKNAKFIKSAASKEGWIQDSIKEVCFIGRSNVGKSTFINSLTNNKKLAKTSSTPGKTRLLNFFEINNGEFRIVDAPGYGFARVSNDLKISFAKMMDEYLTNRDNLKFICQLVDLRHKPTNDDIEMYNFFKYHSKKVFIIATKKDKCKKNDIKKNEKLIKETLKLSEGDEFLSISSVNKDNFVNVLDKFKTLFL, encoded by the coding sequence ATTATTAAAAATGCAAAGTTTATAAAATCTGCTGCAAGTAAGGAAGGTTGAATTCAAGATTCAATTAAGGAAGTTTGTTTTATTGGTAGAAGTAATGTCGGTAAATCAACTTTTATAAATTCATTAACAAATAATAAAAAATTAGCTAAAACATCATCGACCCCTGGTAAAACTAGACTTTTAAATTTTTTTGAAATAAATAATGGTGAGTTTAGAATTGTCGATGCTCCTGGTTATGGATTTGCAAGAGTGAGTAATGATTTAAAAATAAGTTTTGCAAAAATGATGGATGAATATCTTACAAATAGAGATAATTTAAAGTTCATTTGTCAGTTAGTAGATCTAAGACATAAACCAACAAACGATGACATTGAAATGTATAATTTTTTTAAGTATCATAGCAAAAAAGTTTTTATTATAGCTACAAAAAAAGATAAATGTAAAAAAAATGATATTAAAAAAAATGAAAAACTTATTAAAGAAACACTTAAATTAAGTGAAGGTGATGAGTTCTTATCAATTTCATCAGTTAATAAAGATAACTTTGTTAATGTTTTAGATAAATTTAAGACTCTATTTTTATAA
- a CDS encoding MurR/RpiR family transcriptional regulator yields MMKSILNQINQIAKHSDNISFKVIAEFIGNNFENLDNYTIFDVSKLTNTSASTITRFCKKIGLTGYKSLYWTIQTHKKIMDEQNEAPYEEVRCMLTDVVVNSINGAAFYSKNRIERIVNSINEAKNIYIFGTGNDSFLIHLFINWLIKINLKTFYVADLTCQQSFTEIINSNDIAIVISYSLKENDYSNIIEKLNYKNINTLIITNENENELIKNKDLTLKLPVNESINKSNDESYFAVLYYLRIIYYKLLELNRHKVNFNKLCIN; encoded by the coding sequence ATGATGAAAAGTATCTTAAATCAAATTAATCAAATAGCAAAACACTCAGATAATATTAGTTTTAAAGTAATAGCTGAGTTTATTGGAAATAATTTTGAAAATTTAGATAATTATACAATTTTTGATGTGTCTAAGTTAACAAACACCAGTGCATCTACAATTACAAGGTTTTGTAAAAAAATAGGTTTAACTGGATATAAAAGTTTATATTGAACAATCCAAACACATAAAAAAATAATGGATGAACAAAATGAAGCACCATACGAAGAAGTTAGATGCATGTTAACTGATGTTGTAGTAAATTCTATAAATGGAGCTGCATTTTATTCTAAAAATAGAATTGAACGTATTGTAAATTCTATAAATGAAGCAAAAAATATTTACATTTTTGGAACTGGTAATGATTCATTTTTAATACATTTATTTATTAATTGACTTATTAAAATTAATCTTAAAACATTTTATGTAGCAGATTTAACATGTCAACAGTCTTTTACAGAAATTATCAATTCAAATGATATTGCAATTGTAATTTCATATTCATTAAAAGAAAATGACTATTCTAATATAATTGAAAAATTAAATTATAAAAACATAAATACATTAATAATAACAAATGAAAATGAAAATGAATTAATAAAAAATAAAGATCTTACTTTGAAATTACCAGTCAATGAATCTATTAATAAATCTAACGACGAATCATACTTTGCAGTTCTTTATTATTTAAGAATTATTTATTATAAATTATTAGAACTAAATAGACACAAAGTAAATTTTAATAAATTGTGTATAAATTAA
- a CDS encoding MupG family TIM beta-alpha barrel fold protein, giving the protein MRNKNLGISVYPEHFTEEETKTYLKKCYDSGFRKVFLSILQLGEKPDKSLLEYYERTILYAKELGYYTVVDIADVTLKMYNITDNDLSFFITKGIDCVRLDVPLLAQKVAQTTYQGLDIQINASNNDHFVTNICDFMPNKDRLFGCHNFYPLADSALSDELFLESTKIFRDLDIEVSCFVGSDFGKKGPQKYDVSKLVSCESYRNLKLKNQIKLALSTNLFETIYVGNQPLSEEEIKSIKEIKFDNVFEFDIKLEKNVTDYELEIINFNNHFWRGDANENFIRSTQPRVVFKDDIKPNNINNTYNFGDVCIINSNNKHYQKEVLIVLKDNYKNFDNTVNKIGQISSDDLLLLRNIKPWNKFRFNII; this is encoded by the coding sequence ATGAGAAATAAAAATCTTGGTATTTCAGTTTATCCTGAACATTTTACTGAAGAAGAAACAAAAACTTATTTAAAAAAATGTTATGATTCTGGTTTTAGAAAAGTGTTTTTATCAATTCTTCAATTAGGTGAAAAACCTGATAAATCATTATTAGAATATTATGAAAGAACAATATTGTATGCAAAAGAATTGGGTTATTATACAGTAGTTGATATTGCAGATGTTACATTAAAAATGTATAACATTACTGATAATGATCTTTCATTCTTTATAACAAAAGGAATTGATTGTGTTAGATTAGATGTGCCTTTATTGGCTCAAAAAGTAGCACAAACTACTTATCAAGGTTTAGATATTCAGATTAATGCAAGTAATAACGATCATTTTGTAACTAATATTTGTGATTTTATGCCAAATAAAGACAGATTATTTGGATGTCATAATTTTTATCCATTAGCAGATAGTGCACTTTCAGATGAACTTTTTTTAGAATCTACTAAAATTTTTAGAGATTTAGATATTGAAGTTAGTTGTTTTGTGGGATCGGATTTTGGAAAAAAAGGACCTCAAAAATACGATGTTAGTAAATTAGTTAGTTGTGAAAGTTACAGAAATCTGAAATTAAAAAATCAAATAAAATTAGCTTTATCAACAAATTTATTTGAAACAATTTATGTCGGGAATCAGCCATTAAGTGAAGAAGAAATTAAAAGTATTAAAGAAATAAAATTTGATAATGTTTTTGAATTTGACATCAAATTAGAAAAAAATGTCACTGATTATGAATTGGAAATAATAAATTTTAACAATCATTTCTGAAGAGGAGACGCAAATGAAAACTTCATTCGTTCAACTCAACCAAGGGTAGTATTTAAAGATGATATTAAACCTAATAATATCAATAACACTTATAACTTTGGGGATGTTTGTATTATAAATTCCAATAATAAACACTACCAAAAAGAAGTGTTAATAGTACTTAAAGATAATTATAAAAATTTTGATAATACAGTAAATAAAATAGGGCAAATATCATCAGATGATTTACTACTGTTAAGAAATATTAAACCATGAAATAAATTTAGGTTTAATATCATTTAA
- a CDS encoding dual specificity protein phosphatase family protein, translated as MSKKIIENLYLGDMNSTVYNADLVISCAEETFDEKMLSKNINVINENKIKMKDKNKYYYRFEDYPYVDSLDINLIKDVFNLIDNNIENKVIYIHCIWGVNRSASIVFMYLVNKGFLTNSDYNKARRDFLSIYPKHSPNPGWKEFLEKNYPYNFK; from the coding sequence ATGTCTAAAAAAATTATTGAAAACCTTTATTTAGGTGACATGAATAGTACTGTATATAATGCTGATTTAGTTATTTCATGTGCTGAAGAAACATTTGATGAAAAAATGTTGTCAAAAAACATTAATGTAATAAATGAAAATAAAATTAAAATGAAAGATAAAAACAAATACTATTATAGATTTGAAGATTATCCTTATGTTGATTCATTAGATATAAATTTAATTAAAGATGTATTTAATTTAATCGATAATAATATTGAAAATAAAGTTATTTATATTCATTGTATATGAGGTGTTAACAGAAGTGCGAGTATTGTATTTATGTATTTGGTTAATAAAGGGTTTTTAACTAATTCTGATTATAATAAAGCTAGAAGGGATTTTTTAAGCATTTATCCTAAACATAGTCCAAACCCAGGTTGAAAAGAATTTTTAGAAAAAAATTATCCTTATAACTTTAAATAA
- a CDS encoding alpha/beta hydrolase: protein MEYKKHYRNLKKYHYNWFNITFVILLFPLVILLSWICSKVFRVYLFKYKRSGLNDNNIEINSYEELLCELKKHNVNDFDIPKDQIKEFFIGYTSKQISSLILRNQNSNKWIVGLHGFKRNKYFALRNIFHFYKQGYNILTFDAYAHGKTYGTKSDFGYTNAIVLDEVIKWIKMCYKVEEIGVFGVSMGASTSLLFANKYYKNNKVDWIIADCAFSEVIPQIRYFLKRALKLPWWLMSFNINKNFKKYTDVDLKEVNLLIKNDDLNDLKILYIHGKEDDFVLYDNSIVLYYLKTSIENKKISKLELFENAKHSGSLWINLKRYREKTTNFAKGKC, encoded by the coding sequence ATGGAATATAAAAAACATTATAGGAATTTAAAGAAATACCATTACAATTGGTTTAATATTACTTTTGTAATTTTACTATTTCCTTTAGTGATTTTATTAAGTTGAATATGTTCGAAAGTATTTAGGGTGTATTTATTTAAGTATAAACGATCAGGTTTAAATGATAATAATATTGAAATTAATAGTTATGAAGAATTGTTGTGTGAATTAAAAAAACACAATGTAAATGACTTTGACATACCAAAAGATCAAATTAAAGAATTTTTTATAGGTTATACTTCAAAACAAATTAGTTCATTAATTTTAAGAAATCAAAATAGTAATAAATGAATTGTTGGCTTACATGGTTTTAAAAGAAATAAATATTTTGCATTAAGAAACATATTTCATTTCTATAAACAAGGATATAATATTTTAACATTTGATGCATATGCTCATGGAAAGACATATGGTACTAAATCAGATTTTGGTTATACAAATGCTATTGTATTAGATGAAGTAATAAAATGAATAAAAATGTGTTATAAGGTAGAAGAAATTGGAGTATTTGGAGTTAGTATGGGTGCAAGTACATCATTGTTATTTGCAAATAAATATTATAAAAACAATAAAGTAGATTGAATAATTGCAGATTGTGCATTTAGTGAAGTAATTCCACAAATAAGATACTTTTTAAAAAGAGCTTTGAAATTACCTTGATGATTAATGTCTTTTAATATTAATAAAAACTTTAAAAAATATACTGATGTTGATTTAAAAGAAGTTAATTTACTTATAAAAAATGATGATTTAAATGATCTTAAAATACTATATATTCATGGTAAAGAAGATGATTTTGTATTATATGATAATTCAATAGTCTTATATTATTTAAAAACATCAATTGAGAATAAAAAAATTAGTAAACTTGAACTTTTTGAAAATGCAAAACATTCAGGTTCATTATGAATTAATTTAAAGAGATACAGAGAAAAAACAACTAATTTTGCTAAAGGAAAATGTTAA
- a CDS encoding S1 RNA-binding domain-containing protein, which translates to MNKVVKVTITKTVNFGAFCDADIDGTVYKGLIHISEIADKYVSDVNEFVSVGQTVDGYVISVDEANKQAKISLKRV; encoded by the coding sequence ATGAATAAAGTTGTTAAAGTAACTATTACAAAAACTGTTAACTTTGGTGCATTCTGTGACGCTGATATTGACGGAACTGTTTACAAAGGTTTAATTCATATTTCTGAAATAGCTGACAAATACGTTTCTGACGTAAATGAATTTGTTTCAGTTGGACAAACTGTTGATGGTTATGTTATATCAGTTGATGAAGCAAACAAACAAGCAAAAATCTCTCTTAAAAGAGTTTAA
- a CDS encoding Pr6Pr family membrane protein gives MKYNMFKITYKYVFGILSFISIYTYYFYKLFSRHDLDVYNFNYEIYSLDYFTTFTLISNVLCQIWLLWAAIQPKKEGYNKFLSQTTALTFSVMITITFIVYNFILVPLDTGFPTHPYDAFATVVNHIITPIAFIIYFIFFMNNKNTIILNQFFIKKFWIQFVILFGYCIFSLIKGELRYKSNSSLYEKPGGGNTWYPYFFLNIHNSSGPLGIPGIGWFFIAFFLIISVMVGFTYLYNFLSNKLIKKNQ, from the coding sequence ATGAAATATAATATGTTTAAAATTACCTATAAGTATGTATTTGGAATACTTTCTTTTATTTCAATTTATACTTATTATTTTTATAAATTATTTTCTAGACATGATTTAGATGTTTATAATTTTAACTATGAAATTTATTCATTAGATTATTTTACAACATTTACATTAATATCTAATGTTTTATGTCAAATATGATTATTGTGAGCTGCTATACAACCAAAAAAAGAAGGTTACAATAAATTTTTAAGTCAAACAACTGCTTTAACATTTTCTGTTATGATAACAATTACATTTATTGTGTATAATTTTATACTAGTACCTTTAGATACTGGTTTTCCAACACATCCATATGATGCTTTTGCAACAGTAGTTAATCACATAATTACTCCAATTGCATTTATAATTTATTTTATATTTTTTATGAACAATAAAAATACAATAATATTAAATCAATTCTTCATTAAAAAATTTTGAATTCAATTTGTAATATTATTTGGTTATTGTATTTTCTCATTAATAAAAGGAGAACTTCGTTATAAATCTAATTCATCATTATATGAAAAGCCTGGTGGTGGAAACACTTGATATCCTTATTTCTTTTTAAATATTCATAATTCATCTGGACCTTTAGGTATACCTGGAATTGGTTGATTTTTTATTGCATTCTTTTTAATTATTTCAGTTATGGTTGGTTTTACATACTTATATAATTTTTTAAGTAATAAACTAATTAAAAAAAATCAATAA
- a CDS encoding glycoside hydrolase family 32 protein has product MKRIKEIEWKKYNEIDKKYYEEANKLVESDRYYRPLYHIAPPNGLLNDPNGLLFKDGVHHIHYQWSPVTPYHGFKHWRYVTTKDFINYQDHGVSMIPDHEKEKYGSFSGSAYDFGDEVKIYWTGNMEDGKGEMTEEVQLVADFKNGNIINKKIAVEWDGNIFTPHARDPKIFEYNNKKYMVFGVRTKSDDLGGIALYEMIDYDKFKFKTVLKPSIKGNDYGYMWECPNLDFLNNQYLLVTSAEGYFNKDNKYELNSSRNVVYTILNKIDLDGTELNEKFAMKCADYGFDFYAPQTYRVNNKLVWYGWFGAVDVQYPTDEYSWHSMLTIPRELSIQNDILIQKPFEDFKNNILFNTKKQKSNSLNLEKAKHIKINLKDNLSFKIINDKNEYIEVKFTDDEIIMDRNNQTSKVDWDYENTRYAIRKIKNESQIIEIFIDSSSIELFADNYQTIFTSRFFVKDFNRVMFNNEIEFESSDIKPMILNK; this is encoded by the coding sequence ATGAAAAGAATCAAAGAAATAGAATGAAAAAAATATAATGAAATTGATAAAAAATATTATGAAGAAGCTAACAAATTAGTTGAAAGTGATAGATATTATAGACCACTTTATCATATTGCTCCTCCAAATGGATTATTAAATGACCCAAATGGTTTATTGTTTAAAGATGGTGTTCACCACATTCATTACCAATGATCACCAGTTACACCTTATCATGGATTTAAACATTGAAGATATGTTACAACTAAAGACTTTATTAATTATCAAGATCATGGTGTTTCTATGATACCAGATCATGAAAAAGAAAAATATGGTTCATTTTCTGGAAGTGCTTATGATTTCGGAGACGAAGTAAAAATTTATTGAACTGGAAATATGGAAGATGGTAAAGGGGAAATGACTGAAGAAGTTCAGTTGGTAGCAGATTTTAAAAACGGTAATATTATAAATAAAAAAATAGCTGTAGAATGAGATGGCAATATTTTTACACCACATGCAAGAGATCCAAAAATATTTGAATATAATAATAAAAAATATATGGTTTTTGGTGTTAGAACAAAATCTGATGATTTAGGTGGTATCGCTTTATATGAAATGATAGATTATGACAAATTTAAATTCAAAACAGTGCTTAAACCATCAATAAAAGGAAATGATTATGGTTATATGTGAGAATGTCCAAACCTAGATTTTCTAAATAATCAATATTTATTAGTTACATCAGCTGAAGGTTATTTTAATAAAGATAATAAATATGAATTGAATAGCTCAAGAAATGTTGTATACACTATTTTAAATAAAATTGATCTTGATGGTACAGAACTAAATGAAAAATTTGCAATGAAATGTGCTGATTATGGATTCGATTTTTATGCCCCTCAAACATATAGAGTGAATAATAAATTAGTTTGATATGGTTGGTTTGGAGCAGTTGATGTTCAATATCCAACTGATGAATATTCATGACACTCAATGTTAACTATTCCAAGAGAGTTGAGCATTCAAAATGATATTTTAATTCAAAAACCTTTTGAAGATTTTAAAAATAATATATTATTTAATACTAAAAAACAAAAATCAAATTCATTAAACCTAGAAAAAGCTAAACACATTAAAATTAATTTAAAAGATAATTTAAGTTTTAAAATTATTAATGATAAAAATGAATATATTGAAGTTAAATTTACAGATGATGAAATAATAATGGATAGAAATAACCAAACATCTAAAGTAGATTGAGATTATGAAAACACAAGATATGCAATACGAAAAATAAAAAATGAGTCTCAAATTATTGAAATATTTATAGATTCTTCTTCTATTGAGTTATTCGCAGATAATTATCAAACAATATTTACTTCTAGGTTCTTTGTAAAAGACTTTAATAGAGTTATGTTTAATAATGAAATTGAGTTTGAATCATCAGATATTAAACCAATGATTTTAAATAAGTAG